From Rhizobium sp. NZLR1, a single genomic window includes:
- a CDS encoding Lrp/AsnC family transcriptional regulator produces the protein MADLDTIDLAILKVLQANARITNAELAERIGLSPSACSRRLDILERSGVIGGYHARLSHKALDYKMIAIVHISLSGQFAKTLAEFEAAVKLCPNVLVCYLMSGEYDYILRVAARDLEDYERIHRDWLSALPHVVKINSSFALREIIDKPNVGL, from the coding sequence ATGGCCGATCTGGATACCATCGATCTTGCGATTCTTAAGGTGCTGCAGGCCAATGCCCGCATCACCAATGCCGAGCTTGCCGAAAGGATCGGCCTGTCGCCTTCGGCCTGTTCGCGCCGGCTCGACATCTTAGAGCGAAGCGGTGTCATCGGCGGCTACCATGCGCGGCTTTCGCATAAGGCGCTCGACTACAAGATGATCGCCATCGTGCATATCTCGCTGTCCGGCCAGTTCGCCAAGACGTTGGCCGAATTCGAGGCAGCGGTGAAACTCTGCCCGAACGTGCTCGTCTGTTACCTGATGTCGGGCGAATACGACTATATCCTCAGGGTCGCCGCCCGCGATCTCGAGGATTATGAGCGCATCCACCGCGATTGGCTGTCGGCCCTGCCCCATGTCGTCAAGATCAATTCGAGCTTCGCGCTCAGAGAAATCATCGACAAGCCGAATGTCGGGCTTTGA
- a CDS encoding FMN-dependent NADH-azoreductase, translating into MSSILLLTSSPRADSLSTPIAVDLAEKLKSQNPGSVVVRRDLAANPLPHIDDLFTGAIRKPAEARTAEEAAAVKTSDELVNELLAADTIVISTGLINFNIYSSLKTWIDNVARAGLTFKYTESGPVGLATGKKVYVVLASGGVYSQGPASALNHAVPYLKSVLGFLGISDIETIYVEGLAFGPEAAEKAIDAAKSRVQEIALAA; encoded by the coding sequence ATGTCGTCCATCCTTCTTCTGACGTCCAGCCCGCGCGCCGACTCGCTCTCGACGCCGATCGCCGTCGACCTCGCTGAAAAGCTGAAGAGCCAGAACCCTGGTAGTGTTGTCGTTCGCCGCGACCTTGCCGCCAATCCGTTGCCGCATATCGATGACCTCTTCACCGGCGCAATCCGCAAGCCGGCCGAAGCCCGCACTGCTGAGGAGGCAGCCGCCGTCAAAACTTCCGACGAACTTGTCAACGAGCTGCTTGCCGCCGACACGATCGTCATCAGCACCGGTCTCATCAACTTCAACATCTATTCGTCGCTGAAGACCTGGATCGACAACGTCGCCCGCGCCGGCCTGACCTTCAAGTACACGGAAAGCGGCCCGGTTGGCCTCGCGACCGGCAAGAAGGTTTATGTGGTGCTCGCCTCGGGTGGCGTCTACTCGCAAGGACCGGCATCCGCCTTGAACCACGCCGTGCCCTACTTGAAGTCGGTGCTCGGCTTCCTCGGCATCAGCGATATCGAGACCATCTATGTCGAAGGCCTGGCCTTCGGTCCCGAAGCTGCCGAAAAGGCCATCGACGCCGCCAAGTCGCGCGTCCAGGAAATCGCGCTGGCCGCCTGA
- a CDS encoding GGDEF domain-containing protein encodes MMETFNLALFAVEAVAYFSLMVTLLHFRHRLGLGVFLTALGVMHFMETYLAAVFYVSLPFGDVSPGSSVFFSGKLMMILMLYRQEDAATVRQPIYGLFLGNLMTVGIAWVLQLHLPLQMSPNHTPDVDFLKEMGWLMVWGTALLYVDSLGIILLYEKLGDFFRRRVVLRFLISGFVLLTFDQIGFFAALNYFLDVPIAAFWAGWKAKMLAVCLYAAMFAIYEYRIRRGGASVSARSISDVFGDLTFRERYNDLLERTGRDMLTGVYDRTRMEVEAPLMVREALRQGLFATVLILDADHFKDVNDGYGHLQGDEVLKAIAARLGTTLRSSDRVFRFGGEEFVAICPGTDHEEGLLLAERLRWTIATSVKTPDDRPVTVSIGVATADEDGVDFTAVLAAADGRLYAAKKSGRNCVVGRSGVVKLA; translated from the coding sequence GTGATGGAGACGTTCAACCTCGCGCTCTTCGCTGTCGAAGCCGTCGCCTATTTCTCGCTGATGGTCACGCTTCTGCACTTCCGTCATCGGCTCGGTCTGGGCGTCTTCCTGACGGCGCTCGGGGTCATGCATTTCATGGAAACCTATCTGGCGGCGGTCTTCTACGTCTCGTTGCCGTTCGGCGATGTGTCGCCGGGTTCATCGGTCTTCTTCTCCGGCAAGCTGATGATGATCCTGATGCTTTACCGGCAGGAGGATGCCGCCACGGTGCGTCAGCCGATCTACGGCCTGTTCCTCGGCAACCTGATGACCGTCGGCATCGCCTGGGTGCTGCAGCTGCACCTGCCGCTGCAAATGTCGCCCAACCACACGCCCGATGTCGATTTCCTCAAAGAGATGGGCTGGCTGATGGTCTGGGGCACGGCGTTGCTCTATGTCGATTCACTCGGCATCATCCTGCTTTACGAGAAACTCGGCGATTTCTTCCGCCGGCGCGTCGTGCTGCGCTTCCTGATTTCCGGATTTGTGCTGCTGACCTTCGACCAGATCGGCTTCTTTGCCGCGTTGAATTATTTCCTGGATGTGCCGATCGCTGCATTCTGGGCCGGATGGAAGGCGAAAATGCTGGCCGTCTGCCTCTATGCGGCGATGTTTGCGATCTACGAATATCGTATTCGCCGGGGCGGGGCCAGCGTGTCGGCACGTTCGATCAGCGACGTGTTCGGCGACCTGACATTCCGCGAGCGCTACAACGACCTTCTGGAGCGCACCGGCCGCGATATGCTCACCGGCGTCTACGATCGCACGCGCATGGAAGTTGAAGCACCGCTGATGGTGCGCGAGGCATTGAGGCAGGGGCTATTCGCCACCGTCCTCATTCTCGACGCCGATCACTTCAAGGATGTCAATGACGGCTACGGCCATCTCCAGGGCGATGAGGTGCTGAAGGCGATCGCCGCCCGATTGGGCACGACGTTGCGCTCGAGCGACCGCGTCTTCCGCTTCGGCGGCGAGGAATTCGTTGCCATCTGCCCGGGCACCGACCACGAGGAAGGTCTGCTCCTTGCCGAGCGCCTGCGCTGGACGATCGCCACCAGCGTCAAGACGCCGGATGACCGGCCGGTCACGGTCAGTATCGGCGTTGCGACCGCCGACGAGGACGGTGTCGATTTTACCGCCGTGCTGGCGGCCGCCGATGGCCGGCTTTATGCTGCCAAGAAGAGCGGCCGCAACTGCGTCGTCGGCCGTTCCGGGGTGGTGAAACTCGCTTAA
- a CDS encoding TetR/AcrR family transcriptional regulator yields the protein MGRSQLEKQKTHEKIVETASKRLREEGLEGIGVADLMKEAGLTVGGFYKHFASRDDLVAEAIQSAFDSWGRRLAAEGVDPAAMKPADIADRYVSVYHRDNPGDGCPFAALTSDIARSGEKARAIATDGLRRNFEALASKAAGADEGERRRKAIMAFAMMAGGVGLSRISSDEQLSTEILETVRDFVAGIDQ from the coding sequence ATGGGGCGTTCGCAGCTGGAGAAACAGAAGACGCACGAGAAGATCGTCGAGACCGCGTCGAAGCGGCTGCGCGAGGAAGGGCTCGAAGGTATCGGCGTCGCCGACCTGATGAAGGAGGCCGGGCTGACCGTCGGCGGCTTCTACAAGCACTTCGCCTCCCGCGACGATCTCGTCGCCGAGGCGATTCAGTCCGCTTTCGATTCGTGGGGACGCAGGCTGGCGGCCGAGGGTGTGGATCCGGCGGCGATGAAGCCCGCCGATATCGCCGATCGTTACGTCAGTGTCTATCATCGCGACAACCCCGGCGACGGTTGCCCATTTGCGGCGTTGACCTCCGATATAGCCCGCAGCGGCGAGAAGGCGCGGGCGATCGCCACCGATGGGCTCAGGCGCAATTTTGAGGCTTTGGCGAGCAAGGCTGCGGGAGCGGACGAGGGAGAACGGCGACGCAAGGCGATCATGGCCTTCGCGATGATGGCCGGCGGCGTCGGCCTTTCCAGGATTTCCTCCGATGAGCAACTCTCGACCGAAATCCTGGAGACGGTCCGGGATTTTGTCGCCGGTATCGACCAATGA
- a CDS encoding DMT family transporter, whose translation MTSKTQGYIFVLLAITIFSLQDAISKHLAATYPPIFVTMIRYWAFALFTIILASKMRGGIRATARTKRPMLQVTRGVLLAVQVVLAITCFAVIGLARSQAIFSATPILIALLSMPILGERVGWRRWIAIGVGLFGVLLILKPEGEFFDVKLLLAIISCFNFAFYVIATRLVSRDDSSMTSFFYTGVIGGITMSIIGPFYWSSMSPGDWGWMALVCMTSISSHYFLIRAYDLLDAAAVQPLTYLSLVYASIIGVTIYDETLSINTIIGSIIVVSAGIFTIWREHVVGRRTATAN comes from the coding sequence ATGACATCGAAGACCCAAGGCTATATTTTCGTCCTGCTGGCGATCACCATCTTTTCGCTGCAGGACGCCATCTCGAAACATCTGGCAGCGACCTATCCGCCGATCTTCGTGACGATGATCCGCTATTGGGCTTTCGCGCTGTTCACGATCATCCTCGCCTCGAAGATGCGCGGCGGCATCAGGGCGACGGCCCGTACCAAACGCCCCATGCTTCAGGTGACGCGCGGCGTGCTGCTTGCCGTTCAGGTGGTTTTGGCCATCACTTGTTTTGCCGTGATCGGCCTTGCCCGCTCACAAGCGATCTTTTCCGCGACGCCGATCCTGATCGCACTGCTGTCGATGCCGATCCTCGGCGAGCGGGTTGGCTGGCGACGATGGATTGCAATTGGCGTCGGGCTTTTCGGGGTTTTGCTGATCCTGAAGCCGGAAGGCGAGTTTTTCGATGTGAAACTGCTGCTGGCCATTATTTCCTGCTTCAACTTCGCCTTCTACGTCATCGCCACGCGTCTCGTCAGCCGCGACGACTCGTCGATGACGAGCTTCTTTTATACCGGCGTCATCGGCGGCATCACGATGAGCATCATTGGCCCGTTCTACTGGAGCTCTATGTCGCCTGGAGACTGGGGCTGGATGGCGCTGGTCTGCATGACCAGCATTTCCAGCCACTATTTCTTGATCCGCGCCTACGATCTCCTCGATGCCGCCGCGGTTCAGCCGCTGACCTATCTGTCACTGGTCTACGCCTCGATCATCGGTGTGACGATCTATGACGAAACGCTCAGTATCAACACGATCATCGGCTCGATCATCGTCGTTTCCGCCGGGATCTTCACCATCTGGCGCGAGCATGTGGTGGGGCGCAGGACGGCCACAGCCAATTGA
- a CDS encoding HlyU family transcriptional regulator, translated as MASFISNIFSMFSGGSKPAPSEAAGPSGEPQLYNDCTIYAEPRREGSQYRLAGRIEKKVGDEVLVRNFIRADLFSSSDDALECTVRKAQQIIDQHGSSLFGDGEKLRQV; from the coding sequence ATGGCTTCGTTCATTTCAAATATTTTTTCGATGTTCTCCGGCGGCAGCAAACCCGCCCCCTCGGAGGCGGCCGGCCCTTCCGGCGAGCCGCAGCTTTACAATGATTGCACGATCTACGCGGAGCCGCGTAGGGAAGGCAGCCAATATCGTCTTGCCGGCCGCATCGAAAAGAAGGTCGGCGACGAGGTGCTGGTACGCAATTTCATCCGCGCCGATCTGTTTAGCTCTTCCGATGATGCGCTCGAATGCACTGTGCGCAAGGCGCAGCAGATCATTGATCAGCATGGTTCGTCGCTCTTTGGTGACGGCGAGAAGCTTCGTCAGGTCTGA
- a CDS encoding VanZ family protein, producing MITFNFAKPLAWLLLAVILFVTVSPIGLRPETVTTVDTDRAGAYVLLGLAFALAYPKQWKLVAVLLIAGSVAIEYLQYLSPTRHPRLHDAGIKAMGAALGLLAGWVINRWRATKAPDTLPLAES from the coding sequence ATGATCACGTTCAACTTCGCAAAACCACTCGCCTGGCTGCTGCTCGCCGTCATCCTCTTCGTCACGGTTTCGCCGATCGGGCTGAGGCCGGAGACCGTTACGACGGTCGACACCGACCGCGCAGGCGCTTATGTTCTTCTCGGCCTCGCCTTTGCGCTCGCCTATCCGAAACAGTGGAAATTGGTGGCCGTGCTGCTGATCGCTGGTTCCGTCGCCATCGAATATCTGCAGTACCTTTCGCCGACGCGCCATCCGCGCCTGCATGATGCCGGCATCAAGGCAATGGGCGCCGCCTTGGGGCTGCTCGCCGGCTGGGTGATCAACAGGTGGCGCGCGACCAAAGCGCCAGATACGCTTCCTCTCGCAGAAAGCTGA
- a CDS encoding SDR family oxidoreductase yields MRLRNKVALITGGNSGIGLATARIFIDEGARVVITGRNPETLAAAEKALGAGVLALKIDVTDAAATEKAFAEAAAKVGKFDIVFANAGIGGATPLGETSPAQFNQIISTNLTAVFFTVQAALPHFNDGASVILNGSVHAVLGAPGWSAYAATKAAVRALTRNMASELAPRGIRVNQVTPGGTKTPIWSPMAPTEDAMSALEARIGGMSPLGRMSEADEIAKAALYLASDDAANITGIEITVDGGMTSAPSGAKIFRAA; encoded by the coding sequence ATGCGTCTAAGAAACAAGGTCGCGCTGATCACCGGCGGAAACAGCGGTATCGGTCTCGCCACCGCCAGGATCTTCATCGATGAGGGCGCCAGGGTGGTGATCACCGGCCGCAATCCGGAAACGCTGGCCGCGGCCGAAAAGGCGCTTGGGGCCGGCGTGCTGGCACTGAAGATCGACGTCACCGATGCCGCTGCCACCGAGAAGGCCTTTGCGGAAGCCGCCGCAAAGGTCGGCAAGTTCGACATCGTCTTCGCCAATGCCGGCATTGGCGGCGCGACGCCGCTCGGCGAGACGTCGCCCGCGCAGTTCAACCAGATCATCAGCACCAATCTGACGGCGGTTTTCTTCACCGTGCAGGCGGCCCTGCCGCATTTCAACGACGGCGCTTCTGTCATCCTCAACGGTTCGGTGCATGCCGTGCTCGGCGCCCCCGGCTGGTCGGCCTATGCGGCGACCAAGGCTGCGGTCCGGGCGTTGACGCGGAATATGGCCTCCGAGCTCGCGCCCCGCGGCATCCGCGTCAACCAGGTGACACCAGGCGGCACGAAGACGCCGATCTGGTCGCCGATGGCACCGACGGAAGACGCGATGTCGGCGCTGGAAGCCCGCATCGGCGGGATGAGCCCGCTCGGCCGCATGAGCGAAGCTGACGAAATCGCCAAGGCAGCACTCTATCTGGCCTCGGATGACGCGGCCAATATCACCGGCATCGAGATCACCGTCGATGGCGGCATGACGAGCGCCCCGTCCGGCGCCAAGATCTTCCGCGCGGCTTAA
- a CDS encoding PilZ domain-containing protein, whose translation MTRNLKITARKADRKNCRVFGSVKYLNSEVDARILNLSATGAALEMKTPLHAASGSKVRIEAENLGMLEGIIRWKHNGRVGIQFDVNSNARAQVSSYFRFFHKEIRPVLAVRQLRTHTNGDRPPHLAPLTLKS comes from the coding sequence ATGACCCGCAACTTGAAAATCACGGCCCGTAAGGCCGACCGGAAAAACTGCCGCGTCTTCGGCAGCGTCAAATATCTGAACAGCGAGGTGGATGCCCGCATCCTCAACCTGTCGGCGACCGGTGCCGCATTGGAGATGAAGACGCCGCTCCATGCCGCATCCGGCAGCAAGGTCCGTATCGAGGCTGAAAACCTTGGGATGCTCGAAGGCATCATCCGCTGGAAGCACAATGGCCGTGTCGGCATCCAGTTCGACGTGAATTCGAATGCGCGGGCGCAGGTCTCCTCCTATTTCCGCTTTTTCCATAAGGAAATACGGCCGGTGCTGGCGGTACGCCAACTTAGAACCCATACCAACGGCGATCGCCCACCTCATTTGGCGCCGTTGACTCTGAAATCGTAA
- the ilvA gene encoding threonine ammonia-lyase, with protein MTRLDVESAEEAMRSLFPATPLQLNDHLSARYGADIWLKREDLSPVRSYKIRGAFNFFRKAIGQGAVGKTFVCASAGNHAQGFAFVCRHFGVPGVVFMPVTTPQQKIDKTRMFGAEFITIRLFGDFFDQCYQAARDHVEAIGGVMVPPFDHADIIEGQATVAAEIMQQLPEGTVPDMVVLPVGGGGLAAGITGYLHGTVPKSAFVFTEPAGAPSLRRSIEAGKVTTLAKVDNFVDGAAVARIGDLNFAALCDFPASQVQLMPENAICVTIQEMLNVEGVVLEPAGALSLTAIAAMDRHVIRGKTIVAVVSGGNFDFERLPDVKERAMRYAGLKKYFILRLAQRPGALRDFLNLLGPDDDIARFEYLKKSARNFGSILIGIETKAPDNFARLIGNFEAAGMGYEDITENEILANLII; from the coding sequence GTGACGAGACTTGATGTCGAAAGCGCCGAAGAAGCAATGCGCAGCCTTTTTCCGGCAACACCGCTGCAACTCAACGATCATCTGTCGGCGCGCTACGGGGCCGATATCTGGCTGAAGCGCGAGGATCTGTCGCCGGTGCGCTCCTATAAGATCCGCGGCGCCTTCAATTTCTTCCGCAAGGCGATCGGGCAGGGAGCGGTCGGCAAGACCTTCGTCTGCGCCTCGGCCGGCAATCACGCCCAGGGCTTCGCCTTCGTCTGCCGCCATTTCGGCGTGCCGGGCGTCGTCTTCATGCCGGTGACGACACCGCAGCAGAAGATCGACAAGACGCGCATGTTCGGCGCCGAATTCATCACCATCCGATTGTTCGGAGACTTCTTCGACCAATGCTACCAGGCCGCGCGCGACCATGTCGAGGCAATCGGCGGCGTCATGGTGCCGCCCTTCGACCATGCCGACATCATTGAGGGACAGGCGACCGTCGCCGCTGAAATCATGCAGCAACTGCCTGAGGGAACGGTGCCTGATATGGTCGTCCTGCCGGTCGGCGGCGGCGGCCTTGCCGCCGGCATTACCGGTTATCTCCACGGCACCGTGCCGAAATCGGCTTTCGTCTTCACCGAGCCCGCCGGCGCGCCGAGCCTGAGGCGCAGTATCGAGGCCGGCAAGGTGACGACGCTTGCCAAGGTCGATAATTTCGTCGACGGCGCCGCCGTTGCCCGGATCGGCGACCTGAATTTCGCCGCTCTTTGCGATTTCCCGGCAAGCCAAGTGCAACTGATGCCGGAGAACGCCATCTGCGTCACCATTCAGGAGATGCTGAATGTCGAGGGCGTCGTGCTGGAGCCGGCCGGCGCATTGTCGCTGACGGCGATCGCCGCGATGGACCGCCACGTGATCCGCGGCAAGACCATCGTTGCCGTCGTCTCTGGCGGCAATTTCGATTTCGAGCGTCTGCCTGACGTAAAGGAAAGAGCCATGCGTTACGCAGGGCTGAAGAAATACTTCATCCTGCGGCTTGCCCAGCGCCCCGGGGCGCTCAGGGATTTCCTCAATCTGCTCGGCCCCGACGACGATATCGCCCGTTTCGAATATCTGAAGAAATCAGCGCGCAATTTCGGCTCGATCCTGATCGGCATCGAAACCAAGGCGCCGGACAATTTCGCCAGGCTGATCGGAAATTTCGAAGCTGCCGGCATGGGTTACGAGGATATCACCGAAAACGAGATCCTCGCCAATCTGATCATTTAA
- a CDS encoding bifunctional 2',3'-cyclic-nucleotide 2'-phosphodiesterase/3'-nucleotidase encodes MSSIFDVGVMSRRSLLGGLAATSALVLLHPFSARASANQAHLRLMETTDIHVNVFPYDYYADKPNDTMGLSRTGTIIDGIRAEAVNSLLIDNGDVLQGNPMGDYMAYQHGMKDGDVHPVIKAMNTLGYTVGTLGNHEFNYGLDFMFKVLSGANFPFVCANLTKGQLASDPRQDDLFFKPYLIVEKQIKDGAGKESPVKIGFIGFVPPQIMLWDIKNLEGKAQTRDIVEAAKAWVPAMKEAGADIVIALSHSGIDGAAPSEKMENASLHLAAVDGIDAIFTGHQHLVFPGPKSWDGIANADPVKGTLHGKPAVMAGFWGSHLGLIDLLLEKDGNSWKIVDFTAEARPIYHRDDKKKVVADYADKKDVVDAAKAEHEATLAYVRTPVGKTSAPLYSYFALVADDPSVQVVSQAQTWYIKQMLADTKFKDLPVLSAAAPFKAGGRGGADYYTDVPAGDIAIKNVADLYLYPNTVQAVAITGAQVKNWLEMSAGMFNHIEAGSKDAPLLNNDFPSYNFDVIDGVTYQIDLSQPPKYDSSGKAINPDANRIQNLAFDGKPIDPAQKFVVVSNNYRAGGGGNFPDIAADKVIFQAPDTNRDVIVRYIHDQRTINPTADANWTFKPLPGTTATFESGPKAKQFLAAVKSVKIEDAGDGADGFSKFRLVL; translated from the coding sequence ATGTCTTCCATTTTCGACGTTGGCGTCATGAGCCGCCGTTCCCTGCTTGGCGGGCTTGCCGCCACTTCCGCCCTGGTGCTGCTGCATCCCTTCAGCGCACGCGCCAGCGCCAACCAGGCGCATCTCCGGCTGATGGAAACGACGGATATTCACGTCAACGTCTTCCCCTATGACTATTATGCCGACAAGCCGAACGACACGATGGGCCTGTCTCGCACCGGAACGATCATTGACGGCATCCGCGCGGAAGCCGTCAATTCGCTGCTGATCGACAATGGCGACGTGCTGCAGGGCAATCCGATGGGCGACTACATGGCCTATCAGCACGGCATGAAGGACGGCGACGTCCATCCCGTGATCAAGGCGATGAACACGCTCGGCTATACGGTGGGCACGCTCGGGAATCACGAGTTCAATTACGGGCTCGACTTCATGTTCAAGGTCCTATCAGGTGCAAACTTCCCCTTCGTCTGCGCCAACCTGACCAAGGGCCAGCTCGCCTCGGACCCGAGGCAGGACGATCTCTTCTTCAAGCCCTACCTTATCGTCGAAAAACAAATCAAGGACGGCGCCGGCAAGGAGAGCCCGGTCAAGATCGGCTTCATCGGCTTCGTACCGCCGCAGATCATGCTCTGGGATATCAAGAATCTCGAAGGCAAAGCGCAGACGCGTGACATCGTCGAGGCCGCCAAGGCCTGGGTTCCCGCCATGAAGGAAGCCGGCGCCGATATCGTCATCGCGCTTTCCCATTCCGGCATCGACGGAGCCGCGCCGTCCGAAAAGATGGAAAACGCCTCGCTGCATCTGGCCGCCGTCGATGGGATCGACGCGATCTTCACCGGCCACCAGCATCTCGTCTTCCCCGGCCCGAAGAGCTGGGATGGCATCGCCAATGCCGACCCCGTCAAGGGCACGCTGCACGGCAAGCCCGCGGTGATGGCAGGCTTCTGGGGTTCGCATCTCGGCCTGATCGACCTGCTGTTGGAAAAAGACGGCAACAGCTGGAAGATCGTCGACTTCACCGCGGAAGCCCGGCCGATCTATCATCGCGACGACAAAAAGAAGGTGGTTGCCGATTACGCCGACAAGAAGGACGTGGTCGACGCCGCCAAGGCCGAGCACGAGGCAACGCTTGCCTATGTGCGTACCCCCGTCGGCAAGACGTCGGCGCCGCTCTATTCCTACTTCGCGCTGGTCGCCGACGATCCCTCGGTGCAGGTCGTCTCCCAGGCCCAGACCTGGTACATCAAGCAGATGCTGGCCGACACCAAGTTCAAGGATCTGCCGGTGCTTTCGGCGGCGGCCCCCTTCAAGGCTGGCGGACGCGGCGGCGCCGACTACTACACCGACGTTCCGGCCGGCGATATCGCCATCAAGAACGTCGCCGACCTCTATCTCTACCCGAACACGGTGCAGGCCGTTGCCATCACCGGCGCACAGGTAAAGAACTGGCTCGAAATGTCGGCCGGCATGTTCAATCACATCGAGGCCGGCTCGAAGGACGCACCGCTGCTCAACAACGACTTCCCGTCCTACAATTTCGACGTCATCGACGGCGTGACCTATCAGATCGACCTGTCGCAGCCGCCGAAATATGATTCGTCCGGCAAGGCGATCAATCCGGATGCCAACCGCATCCAGAATCTCGCCTTCGACGGCAAGCCGATCGATCCCGCCCAGAAATTCGTCGTCGTCTCCAACAACTACCGCGCCGGCGGCGGTGGCAATTTCCCGGATATTGCCGCGGACAAGGTGATCTTCCAGGCGCCGGATACCAACCGCGACGTCATCGTCCGCTACATCCACGACCAGCGCACGATCAATCCGACGGCCGATGCGAACTGGACCTTCAAGCCGCTGCCGGGCACGACGGCGACCTTCGAGAGCGGCCCAAAGGCGAAGCAGTTCCTCGCGGCGGTCAAGAGCGTCAAGATCGAGGATGCCGGCGACGGCGCCGACGGTTTCTCGAAGTTCAGGCTGGTGCTTTAA
- a CDS encoding LysR family transcriptional regulator has product MLPNPTLDQLQVFLTVAETGSFSAASRALNRAQSVVSYTIANLEAQLEVALFERSGARQPKLTEAGKAMLEDARRILGDLQVMRARVKSLREGLEAEVSVAISVMVPSRAVVDVLHEFRERFPSVLLNLNVGELGVVMDLVLSGKATIGIGGAVLKQDDSVVTERIGHSFMLPVAAPNHPLAGIDRPLTLGDVREEVQLVVTDASGRTKGRDFNVLSYKTWRVSDIATKHQLIKAGLGWGGLPASVMHDDLRSGALVHLDLDAYEQGEYAIYSMRQLANPPGPAAAWMIDAFRTRLSACPSQADFHAEIAELREPETPLAAE; this is encoded by the coding sequence ATGCTTCCGAACCCGACCCTGGACCAATTGCAGGTGTTTTTGACCGTTGCCGAGACCGGCAGCTTTTCGGCCGCCTCGCGGGCGCTGAACCGTGCGCAGTCGGTCGTCAGCTATACGATTGCCAATCTGGAGGCGCAGCTCGAGGTGGCGCTTTTCGAGCGCTCCGGCGCCCGCCAGCCGAAGCTGACGGAGGCGGGCAAGGCGATGCTGGAGGATGCGCGGCGCATACTCGGCGACCTGCAGGTGATGCGAGCGCGCGTCAAGAGCTTGCGGGAAGGGCTTGAAGCGGAGGTGTCCGTCGCCATCAGCGTCATGGTGCCTTCCCGGGCCGTGGTCGATGTCCTGCACGAATTTCGCGAAAGGTTTCCGTCCGTTTTGTTAAACCTCAATGTCGGTGAGCTCGGCGTGGTCATGGACCTCGTCCTCAGCGGCAAGGCGACCATCGGCATTGGCGGCGCAGTCCTAAAACAGGATGATTCGGTCGTCACCGAGCGGATCGGCCACTCCTTCATGTTGCCGGTTGCCGCACCCAATCACCCGCTTGCTGGGATCGACCGGCCGTTGACGCTCGGCGACGTGCGCGAGGAAGTGCAGCTCGTCGTCACCGATGCGTCGGGCCGGACGAAGGGGCGCGATTTCAACGTTCTGTCCTACAAAACATGGCGCGTCAGCGACATTGCCACGAAGCATCAGCTCATCAAGGCCGGCCTTGGCTGGGGCGGTCTTCCTGCCTCAGTGATGCATGACGATCTTCGCAGCGGCGCGCTCGTCCATCTCGATCTGGACGCCTACGAACAGGGCGAGTATGCCATCTATTCGATGCGCCAGCTCGCCAATCCGCCGGGACCTGCGGCTGCCTGGATGATCGACGCGTTCCGCACGCGGCTTTCGGCTTGCCCGAGCCAAGCCGATTTCCATGCTGAGATCGCAGAATTGCGTGAACCCGAAACGCCGCTCGCTGCCGAATGA